The following are from one region of the Terriglobia bacterium genome:
- the purS gene encoding phosphoribosylformylglycinamidine synthase subunit PurS — protein MKAYVTVMLKTTVLDPQGKTIHGALKKMGYKGVGAVRQGKFFELNLDGGLDKNAAKAEVERIAKDVLTNPVIEEFSYRIEE, from the coding sequence ATGAAGGCCTACGTTACAGTCATGCTTAAGACCACCGTCCTTGATCCTCAGGGCAAAACCATTCACGGCGCGCTCAAAAAAATGGGATACAAAGGCGTGGGCGCTGTGCGCCAGGGCAAGTTCTTTGAACTGAACCTGGATGGAGGCCTGGACAAAAATGCCGCCAAAGCCGAAGTCGAGCGGATCGCCAAAGACGTGCTCACGAATCCGGTGATTGAAGAATTTTCATATCGGATCGAAGAGTAG
- the glmS gene encoding glutamine--fructose-6-phosphate transaminase (isomerizing), whose product MCGIVGYVGKKRVVPVIIEGLRSLEYRGYDSAGIAVCGNGNGGALQVRRAEGKLRNLEEVIRLKPLEGSWGIGHTRWATHGRPTEENAHPHRDCTGKIVVVHNGIVENYLSLKKKLIEEGHKFSTETDTEVIAHLIEKALDAKGNGHRPSLEEAVRKTVNQLTGVFALGVISEDEPNKIVAARNGPPVVIGIGDNEYFVASDIPALLPHTRNIFFLQDGDLAVITTSGVQITDFDGKPVKREIQHVTWDPIMAEKGGFKHFMLKEIYEQPRAVRDTTLGRVSLDSGRVFLEEMDVTEDELRNVQKINIAACGTSWHAALAGKFMIERLARIPVEVDYASEWRYRDPITSSKEITLLITQSGETADTIAAQREAKAKGSKTLAICNVVGAMIAREASGTVYTHAGPEIGVASTKAFTAQLTALFLLALYLGELRGATSTEDGRRYIGELLKLPSKLESILARDEECEALAKQYYRVQDFLFLGRGIHYPIALEGALKLKEISYIHAEGYPAGEMKHGPNALIDENLPVVMVATKDSRDPNSVLRYEKTMSNVKEVKARSGIVIAVATEGDEEIKESVDHVLYVPHAPELLLPILEVVPLQLLAYHIAVRRGCDVDQPRNLAKSVTVE is encoded by the coding sequence ATGTGCGGAATCGTTGGTTACGTAGGCAAAAAACGTGTTGTCCCAGTCATTATTGAGGGCCTCAGAAGCCTGGAATATCGCGGATATGACTCCGCTGGCATTGCCGTGTGCGGCAATGGCAATGGCGGAGCGCTGCAGGTGCGGCGCGCTGAAGGCAAGCTGCGCAACCTGGAAGAGGTGATCCGGCTGAAGCCGCTGGAAGGCAGCTGGGGAATCGGCCACACGCGCTGGGCCACGCATGGCCGCCCGACGGAAGAGAATGCCCATCCGCATCGCGACTGCACCGGCAAGATCGTGGTGGTGCATAACGGCATCGTGGAAAATTATCTCTCGCTCAAGAAGAAGCTGATTGAAGAAGGCCACAAGTTTTCCACTGAGACTGATACAGAAGTCATCGCGCACCTGATTGAAAAAGCGCTTGACGCAAAGGGCAACGGGCATCGCCCGAGCCTGGAAGAAGCTGTGCGTAAGACGGTGAACCAGCTGACCGGCGTGTTTGCCCTCGGCGTGATTTCTGAAGACGAGCCCAACAAGATTGTTGCGGCGCGCAACGGCCCGCCTGTGGTCATTGGAATAGGCGACAACGAATATTTTGTTGCGTCAGATATCCCCGCCCTTTTGCCGCACACGCGCAACATTTTCTTCCTTCAGGATGGCGATCTGGCGGTGATCACCACCTCCGGCGTCCAGATCACGGATTTTGACGGCAAGCCCGTGAAGCGGGAAATCCAGCATGTAACCTGGGACCCCATCATGGCGGAAAAGGGCGGCTTTAAGCACTTCATGCTCAAGGAAATTTATGAGCAGCCCCGCGCCGTGCGTGATACCACGCTGGGCCGCGTCTCGCTGGACTCCGGCCGCGTCTTTCTGGAAGAGATGGACGTGACTGAAGACGAGCTGCGCAACGTGCAAAAAATCAATATTGCCGCCTGCGGCACCAGTTGGCACGCCGCCTTGGCCGGCAAGTTCATGATTGAACGGCTGGCACGCATTCCCGTGGAAGTGGATTATGCCAGCGAGTGGCGCTATCGCGATCCCATTACTTCCAGCAAGGAAATTACGCTGCTGATCACGCAGTCCGGCGAAACCGCAGACACGATTGCCGCGCAACGCGAAGCCAAAGCCAAAGGCTCCAAGACGCTGGCTATTTGCAACGTGGTGGGAGCAATGATTGCCCGCGAGGCTTCCGGCACGGTCTATACGCATGCAGGACCTGAGATCGGCGTGGCTTCGACCAAAGCATTCACGGCGCAGCTGACCGCGCTTTTTCTGCTGGCGCTTTATCTGGGCGAACTGCGCGGCGCCACGTCAACCGAAGACGGGCGGCGCTACATCGGAGAATTGCTCAAGCTGCCGTCCAAGCTTGAATCGATCCTGGCCCGCGACGAAGAATGCGAAGCGCTGGCCAAGCAGTATTACCGCGTGCAGGATTTTCTGTTCCTTGGCCGTGGCATCCACTATCCCATCGCGCTGGAAGGCGCGCTCAAGCTCAAGGAAATTTCTTACATTCACGCGGAAGGCTATCCCGCCGGCGAAATGAAGCACGGCCCTAACGCGCTGATCGATGAAAACCTGCCCGTGGTGATGGTTGCGACCAAAGATTCAAGAGATCCGAACTCTGTGTTGCGCTATGAAAAAACCATGTCAAACGTGAAAGAAGTAAAAGCGCGTTCCGGCATTGTGATTGCCGTGGCCACTGAGGGCGACGAAGAGATCAAGGAATCTGTTGACCACGTTTTGTATGTGCCGCATGCGCCGGAACTGCTGCTGCCGATTCTGGAAGTGGTGCCACTGCAACTGCTGGCGTATCACATTGCCGTTCGCCGCGGTTGCGACGTTGACCAGCCACGCAATCTGGCCAAGTCAGTGACTGTGGAATAG
- a CDS encoding carboxypeptidase regulatory-like domain-containing protein produces MKFWPSGSRVRISAFLFFFTLACSTVLMAQTQAGRLRGQIIDATGAVIPGASITVKNSSGLAITATSDGAGAYEIKNLAPGKYTVAVTAKGFAPTTKDVEIAAGQLKDFDIPLAIVVKEEDIDVQSDSTKVSTSSDSNASSVVLTGKDLDALSDDPDELQSELQALAGPSAGPNGGQIYIDGFTGGQLPPKSSIREIRINQNPFSAQYDRMGFGRIEILTKPGTDKLHGQVFFNDNHSFMDALNPFASTEPDFSTQLLSGNIGGPLGKKLSYQINAERRNINEAAVVFPAAFEAANQPVIGVLNPRMRTNVSARFDYQVSASNTLMARYQFTHDSEENNGIAQLALPSQGYNQTGNENTIQISDTQILSPHAINETRFEWERGATDQNSLFLTPAINVLGQFSEGGNPLGISSVITNHYELQNYTSINKGNHFVRLGGRLRVNGNSSLSTQNFNGTFTFGATKDPITQQTVTPLANFNSGQPTQFTVLTGNPLIEDTFVDGGLYAEDDWKVHPNMTLSYGLRFETQNGINDHGDWAPRIGFAWGLGGKKNAAPKTVIRTGFGLFYDRFQQNLIMNAERLNGTNQRQVTITIDPNASAAANAATRALLASLFAGYPNIPALPGTGTTTYTIDPALRTPYTIQFAGSVERQLTKTATLTGTYIHSHGVHQLFSSVLTPTPLPQYQYESGGVFNQNQLILSFNMRAGTRLTIFSFYMFGHANSDTAGANSFASDPARGIAADYGRAAFDVRQRLFLGGTVALPYGFRVSPFMVANAGAPFNITTGTDLNGDSIFNDRPAFAGGATGPTIVDTTLGSFNTSPAPGQTTIPSNFGDGPSQFTLNLRVGKTIGIGPKLEASNPNPPQGQGEHNHGGGGRPSGGGPVRMGGPRGGGGPFGGPERSNQRYSLTFSANARNVFNNVNPAPPIGNLSSGLFGQSIALAGGVFNTQSANRRIDLQVMFSF; encoded by the coding sequence ATGAAATTCTGGCCTTCGGGGAGCCGTGTACGGATCTCGGCTTTTCTTTTCTTCTTTACGCTGGCCTGTTCCACTGTGCTCATGGCGCAGACACAGGCTGGCAGGCTGCGTGGACAGATCATTGACGCCACCGGCGCGGTCATTCCCGGGGCCAGCATCACTGTCAAGAATTCCAGCGGACTTGCGATCACGGCAACTTCAGATGGTGCAGGCGCATATGAAATCAAGAACCTGGCGCCCGGCAAGTACACCGTCGCGGTCACAGCGAAAGGCTTTGCTCCCACAACCAAGGATGTGGAAATCGCCGCGGGCCAGTTGAAAGATTTTGATATTCCCTTGGCAATTGTGGTGAAGGAAGAAGATATTGACGTGCAGAGCGATTCCACGAAGGTGAGCACCAGCTCTGACAGCAATGCCAGCAGCGTTGTACTCACGGGCAAAGACCTTGACGCGCTTTCAGACGATCCCGATGAGTTGCAGTCAGAACTTCAGGCGCTTGCCGGCCCTTCCGCCGGACCTAACGGCGGCCAGATTTATATTGACGGTTTCACGGGAGGCCAGCTTCCGCCGAAGTCTTCGATACGTGAAATCCGCATTAACCAGAATCCGTTTTCAGCGCAATATGACCGCATGGGCTTTGGCCGGATTGAAATCCTGACCAAGCCGGGCACCGACAAACTGCATGGCCAGGTCTTTTTTAACGACAATCATTCGTTCATGGATGCGCTGAATCCATTCGCCTCCACGGAACCTGATTTCAGCACGCAGTTGCTCAGCGGAAACATTGGCGGACCGCTGGGAAAGAAGCTCTCCTACCAGATCAACGCGGAGCGCCGTAACATTAATGAAGCCGCAGTCGTGTTTCCCGCGGCCTTTGAGGCGGCCAATCAGCCGGTGATCGGCGTGCTGAACCCGCGCATGCGCACCAATGTGAGCGCCCGGTTTGACTACCAGGTTTCAGCTTCCAACACGCTGATGGCCCGCTACCAGTTCACGCATGATAGTGAAGAGAATAACGGCATAGCCCAGTTGGCCCTGCCTTCACAAGGCTATAACCAGACTGGAAATGAGAACACGATTCAGATCAGTGACACGCAGATCCTGAGCCCGCACGCCATCAATGAAACGCGTTTTGAGTGGGAGCGCGGCGCGACGGACCAGAATTCGCTGTTTCTAACTCCTGCCATCAACGTGCTGGGACAATTCAGTGAAGGCGGCAATCCGCTCGGAATCAGCTCTGTCATTACCAATCACTACGAGCTGCAGAACTATACGTCGATCAACAAAGGCAATCACTTTGTGCGACTGGGGGGCCGACTGCGCGTTAATGGAAACTCCAGCCTTTCCACGCAGAACTTTAATGGAACGTTTACGTTTGGCGCCACAAAAGATCCGATCACGCAACAGACTGTTACTCCATTGGCGAATTTCAACAGCGGCCAGCCGACACAATTCACTGTTCTTACCGGCAATCCCCTTATTGAAGACACTTTTGTCGATGGCGGACTTTACGCGGAAGACGACTGGAAGGTCCACCCTAACATGACCCTGAGTTATGGGTTGCGTTTTGAAACGCAAAACGGCATCAATGACCACGGCGATTGGGCGCCGCGCATTGGATTTGCGTGGGGCCTGGGCGGCAAGAAAAATGCTGCGCCCAAAACGGTGATTCGCACCGGCTTCGGCCTCTTTTACGATCGCTTTCAGCAAAATCTGATCATGAACGCGGAGCGGCTTAACGGAACAAACCAGCGACAGGTCACTATTACGATTGATCCTAATGCTTCTGCCGCGGCGAACGCCGCCACACGCGCGTTGCTGGCATCGCTTTTCGCGGGTTACCCCAATATTCCAGCTTTGCCGGGAACCGGTACCACTACATACACAATTGATCCCGCGTTGCGCACGCCTTATACGATCCAGTTCGCCGGCTCCGTTGAGCGACAGCTTACGAAGACTGCCACGCTCACGGGAACCTATATCCACTCTCATGGCGTCCATCAACTGTTCTCCAGCGTGCTTACGCCAACCCCGCTGCCGCAATATCAGTATGAGTCCGGCGGAGTCTTCAACCAGAACCAATTGATCCTCAGCTTCAACATGCGCGCCGGAACCAGGCTGACTATTTTTAGCTTTTATATGTTCGGTCATGCGAACAGTGACACGGCCGGCGCCAACAGTTTTGCTTCTGATCCAGCAAGGGGCATCGCCGCCGACTACGGCCGCGCGGCGTTCGATGTACGCCAGCGTCTTTTCCTGGGCGGCACAGTCGCTTTACCGTACGGATTCCGTGTTAGTCCGTTCATGGTGGCGAATGCGGGAGCGCCTTTCAACATCACTACCGGCACAGATTTGAACGGCGATTCGATCTTTAATGATCGTCCGGCCTTTGCCGGCGGAGCCACGGGACCAACCATCGTGGATACAACTCTCGGATCATTCAATACTTCGCCCGCGCCGGGACAAACAACCATCCCGTCCAATTTTGGCGATGGTCCTTCTCAATTCACGCTCAACCTGCGTGTGGGCAAGACAATTGGCATCGGGCCAAAGCTTGAAGCCTCGAATCCCAATCCGCCGCAGGGGCAAGGGGAACATAACCATGGCGGCGGAGGAAGGCCCAGCGGTGGTGGCCCAGTGCGCATGGGCGGCCCGCGTGGAGGCGGCGGTCCTTTTGGCGGTCCAGAGAGATCGAATCAGCGCTATAGCCTTACCTTTAGCGCGAACGCGCGCAACGTGTTTAACAACGTTAATCCGGCTCCGCCCATCGGAAATCTCAGTTCGGGCCTTTTTGGACAATCAATCGCTCTGGCCGGAGGCGTATTCAATACGCAGTCCGCAAACCGGCGCATTGATTTGCAAGTGATGTTTTCGTTCTAG
- a CDS encoding DUF5666 domain-containing protein has protein sequence MVAKAAKFTEKWIYSLAVAAALSVALGVALTAQERPAGEAPQAAAGSAVKNVGVVKSIHEKNLVLKTDAGPEISISVPDGARIVRLAAGQTDLKSAPAVTFAEIQVGDRMLLRGRAAAHGDIEATTIVVMKQADVAQKQQHDREDWQRRGTGGIVSAIDPAAGTFTISITPTLSVLVKTSKDTSFLRYSPNSVKFADAQKGTIDQIKTGDQLRARGTRSADGKEIAAEEVISGTFRNIAGTISSIDAANNSITVKDILAKKSVIIKFNSDSQLRKLAPQMAQRLAFFLKGGAQAAQGGTPAGGQTPASGARGPGAGQGGGPGGRPAGGPDFQQMLSRIPSITLADLQKEDAVMVVATQGTSGNEVTAITLLGGVEPILTASPNGTSAAALFSGWNMGAPGGEGGGPQ, from the coding sequence TTGGTAGCTAAGGCAGCAAAGTTTACGGAGAAGTGGATTTACTCGTTGGCGGTAGCAGCGGCGCTCAGCGTGGCTTTAGGCGTCGCTTTAACGGCCCAGGAGCGTCCGGCCGGTGAAGCTCCGCAGGCCGCTGCCGGCAGCGCAGTAAAGAATGTGGGCGTTGTAAAGTCAATCCACGAGAAAAACCTGGTGCTCAAAACGGATGCCGGCCCCGAGATTTCTATCTCTGTGCCGGATGGCGCGCGCATTGTTCGCCTTGCCGCCGGACAAACCGATCTGAAGAGCGCCCCTGCCGTTACGTTTGCTGAAATCCAGGTTGGCGACCGCATGTTATTGCGCGGGCGGGCCGCAGCGCATGGCGACATCGAGGCCACGACGATTGTAGTAATGAAACAGGCCGACGTGGCCCAGAAACAGCAGCATGATCGCGAAGACTGGCAAAGGCGCGGCACGGGTGGAATTGTGAGCGCGATTGATCCCGCGGCCGGAACTTTCACCATTTCCATCACGCCAACTCTAAGCGTGCTGGTGAAGACTTCAAAAGACACCAGCTTTCTGCGCTATTCGCCCAACTCAGTGAAGTTTGCCGACGCGCAAAAAGGAACAATTGACCAGATCAAGACTGGCGACCAGTTGCGCGCGCGCGGCACTCGCAGCGCTGACGGCAAAGAAATCGCGGCGGAAGAAGTTATTTCCGGAACATTTCGCAACATTGCCGGGACCATCAGCTCGATTGATGCGGCCAACAACAGCATCACGGTGAAAGACATACTGGCCAAGAAATCCGTGATCATCAAATTCAATTCTGATTCGCAGTTGCGCAAGCTTGCGCCGCAAATGGCGCAGCGGCTGGCGTTTTTCCTGAAAGGCGGAGCGCAAGCGGCACAGGGTGGAACTCCTGCAGGCGGCCAAACCCCGGCCAGCGGAGCGCGTGGGCCTGGAGCAGGGCAGGGTGGCGGGCCAGGCGGACGCCCCGCAGGCGGGCCTGATTTCCAGCAGATGCTGAGCAGAATACCCAGCATTACTCTTGCTGATTTGCAGAAAGAAGATGCAGTAATGGTTGTAGCGACACAGGGAACCAGCGGCAATGAAGTAACGGCTATTACTTTGCTTGGCGGCGTTGAGCCGATTCTCACCGCATCGCCCAACGGCACAAGCGCAGCGGCTTTGTTTTCTGGATGGAACATGGGAGCGCCCGGTGGCGAAGGCGGGGGCCCACAGTGA
- a CDS encoding dual specificity protein phosphatase family protein codes for MRQAKYRPNVQPRLERSSLEAQALWTYQRVSRRITSPPDANILSMDMTWVTDRIAVGGGIWNDENMEELVQRGVTHIINMQIEFDDRPLAEPYPVRVLNNPTDDDFMPKPPALFQAGVDFALEALDQPKSKIYIHCAAGVHRAPMMTLAIMRVLGWSLQDAKNLIQELRYVVDFAECYVESVENFMKVYESANTNPR; via the coding sequence TTGAGACAGGCCAAATACCGGCCCAACGTCCAACCGCGTCTTGAGCGATCTTCATTAGAAGCCCAGGCCTTGTGGACTTATCAGCGAGTTTCGCGGCGGATCACCAGCCCACCCGATGCTAACATCTTAAGTATGGACATGACCTGGGTGACGGACCGGATTGCGGTTGGAGGCGGTATCTGGAACGACGAGAACATGGAAGAACTGGTGCAGCGCGGCGTCACGCATATTATCAATATGCAGATTGAGTTTGACGATCGCCCTCTGGCTGAACCTTACCCGGTAAGGGTGCTCAATAATCCCACTGACGACGATTTCATGCCCAAGCCGCCCGCGCTTTTCCAGGCAGGGGTGGATTTTGCGCTGGAAGCTCTGGACCAGCCAAAAAGCAAAATCTATATACACTGCGCCGCCGGCGTGCATCGCGCGCCCATGATGACTCTGGCGATCATGCGCGTGCTGGGATGGTCACTGCAGGACGCTAAAAATCTGATCCAGGAACTCCGATATGTGGTTGACTTTGCCGAATGCTACGTTGAGAGCGTGGAAAATTTCATGAAGGTCTATGAGTCGGCTAACACGAATCCAAGATAA
- a CDS encoding phosphatidylinositol kinase, giving the protein MPVEAVQHVRRMRGGAQAHLMRADDGHFYVVKFQNNPQHLRVLANELLATRLAESVGLPVPVTEIVEVREWLIKNTQELHIDQAGLSSQCKPGLQFGARYVCDPAEGQVFDYIPESMFAKVKNIAAFAGMLVVDKWLGNANGRQAVFWKKTNERKYTATFIDQGYCFNAGEWNFPDSALRGVYARNFVYQGVSGWESFEPWLSRVENMDPALIHEIAGTVPPAWTGNDWGEMETLTATIVERRSKVRELITAFRNSTRQPFSGWGHAAEVRATANQSAVQ; this is encoded by the coding sequence ATGCCGGTGGAAGCCGTCCAGCACGTGAGAAGGATGCGCGGAGGAGCGCAAGCGCATTTAATGCGCGCCGATGACGGCCATTTCTACGTCGTCAAATTTCAGAACAATCCGCAACATCTGCGCGTGCTGGCCAATGAGCTGCTGGCAACACGTCTGGCGGAAAGCGTGGGCCTGCCAGTACCGGTAACTGAGATCGTTGAAGTACGCGAATGGCTGATCAAAAATACGCAGGAGCTACACATCGATCAGGCTGGCCTTTCGTCACAATGCAAGCCCGGACTTCAATTCGGCGCTCGTTATGTTTGCGATCCGGCTGAAGGCCAGGTCTTTGACTACATTCCGGAAAGCATGTTCGCGAAAGTGAAGAACATTGCCGCGTTTGCCGGTATGCTGGTGGTAGATAAATGGCTGGGAAACGCCAATGGACGCCAGGCTGTGTTCTGGAAGAAAACTAACGAGCGGAAATATACCGCGACGTTCATTGACCAGGGTTATTGCTTCAATGCCGGAGAATGGAACTTCCCTGACTCAGCGTTGCGCGGCGTTTACGCGCGCAACTTTGTCTATCAGGGCGTGAGCGGCTGGGAATCATTTGAACCGTGGCTCAGCCGGGTGGAGAACATGGATCCCGCGTTAATTCATGAAATCGCCGGCACAGTACCGCCAGCGTGGACAGGCAACGATTGGGGAGAGATGGAAACCCTGACGGCAACGATCGTGGAACGCAGAAGCAAAGTGCGGGAGTTGATTACGGCGTTTCGCAATTCCACGCGCCAGCCATTCTCCGGTTGGGGCCACGCAGCTGAGGTAAGAGCGACAGCCAATCAATCGGCGGTGCAGTAA
- a CDS encoding DUF3037 domain-containing protein produces MAERLQCRFFVLRYAPDAVKNEFINVGLVLLPPAGGAQVRFTRDWSRVLCLDPDADVEMLQALENDLRNQLREMNGDYDLILRRIQDSFSNAIQPSEFQACLAASPVTEADELARLYLERPRRRQSAREPGARVAIVARMRSEFEVAGVWPLMQEKIPVSRYTRTGDPLKIDCGYSPNGTVKLFHAVTLNTDVNAAKVLAFSFPQLVQGVRKAENKQTFLTAIVEDDLPSDDESVTFARETLEQNAIRIAPVSAMADIAKQAARELGIG; encoded by the coding sequence ATGGCGGAGAGGCTTCAGTGTCGCTTCTTCGTCCTTCGTTACGCGCCAGATGCCGTCAAAAATGAATTCATCAACGTGGGGCTGGTGCTGCTGCCGCCCGCTGGTGGCGCCCAGGTGCGTTTTACCCGGGACTGGTCACGCGTGCTCTGCCTTGATCCTGACGCTGACGTGGAAATGCTGCAAGCCTTGGAAAATGATTTGCGCAACCAGTTGCGTGAGATGAATGGCGATTACGACCTCATCCTCCGCCGCATACAGGATTCTTTTTCCAACGCCATCCAGCCTTCGGAATTTCAGGCATGCCTGGCTGCCTCGCCGGTGACTGAAGCTGATGAACTGGCGCGGCTTTACCTGGAGCGTCCACGCCGTCGCCAATCAGCGCGTGAGCCGGGTGCGCGCGTGGCGATAGTAGCGCGGATGCGCTCCGAATTCGAGGTTGCTGGCGTGTGGCCACTGATGCAAGAGAAAATTCCGGTTTCGCGCTACACGCGTACCGGCGATCCGCTCAAGATTGATTGTGGGTATAGTCCCAACGGCACGGTGAAACTCTTTCATGCCGTAACGCTTAACACCGATGTGAACGCCGCCAAAGTGCTGGCTTTCAGTTTCCCGCAGCTTGTCCAGGGGGTTCGCAAAGCAGAAAACAAGCAGACATTTCTCACGGCTATTGTGGAGGACGATCTACCTTCCGACGATGAATCGGTCACCTTTGCCCGGGAAACGCTGGAGCAGAATGCTATCCGCATCGCTCCGGTGAGCGCGATGGCGGACATCGCAAAGCAAGCCGCGCGAGAGTTGGGGATTGGCTAA
- a CDS encoding S1 family peptidase encodes MGKISCLLFGVIVLIGAVGCGGGGSSTPAPTPTPSKVFPNDEQLAQVAPVKLGTSGGNANDLGTKFCCIGTLGSLWTHVGTTNPVILSNNHVLDRSGLGAAGEAINQPLQLACTATGAPPPLTVAHLTQGAALKPVANETTGPCATDASKAALCGHAPSNVDAAFAEIVPGQVELSGAILDLGPVGATNISPAAPSATIGAPSLGEPVGKSGRTTGLTCSTIQSLNDTILINYEGKCGDTSNGIAPAFTAYFNNQVTISGGSFSAGGDSGSLVVDTNTSRPVGLLYGGNNLSTVANPIQDVITAFGGPAAFSIVGGGDHAVSCAKTASAAGTQVGTAQSALVPSELQRVKAVQQRRAQSLMRDFGVASVQTGASADNPNEGALMIHISGKSIPAIPPVIDGVRTRLVFDDPSALAQLPQVSAKQLQDATAIKEAHVSEFLGKGIQGIGVAVSGDNPAETAIAIFVIKGAAHPAIPATLDGVRTRVFEGDLFKAY; translated from the coding sequence ATGGGAAAAATTTCATGTTTATTGTTTGGTGTGATCGTATTGATTGGGGCGGTTGGATGCGGTGGCGGAGGTTCCAGTACGCCGGCGCCAACCCCTACTCCCTCCAAAGTTTTCCCCAATGACGAGCAGTTGGCGCAAGTGGCCCCGGTCAAGCTGGGAACGTCTGGCGGGAACGCCAATGACCTTGGCACCAAATTCTGCTGCATCGGGACACTCGGCAGTCTCTGGACACATGTGGGCACAACCAACCCTGTGATCCTGAGTAATAACCATGTTCTGGATAGATCAGGGCTGGGCGCGGCCGGTGAAGCGATTAATCAGCCCCTGCAACTTGCCTGCACAGCGACGGGTGCACCACCGCCGCTTACTGTTGCACATCTTACCCAGGGCGCAGCGCTGAAGCCTGTGGCGAATGAAACTACAGGACCTTGCGCAACCGATGCGTCTAAAGCAGCCCTTTGTGGTCACGCTCCCAGCAACGTTGATGCGGCTTTTGCCGAAATCGTCCCAGGGCAGGTTGAGCTTTCCGGCGCTATCCTGGATTTGGGGCCTGTGGGAGCCACGAACATTTCCCCAGCGGCCCCATCCGCCACGATTGGCGCCCCTTCGTTGGGCGAACCGGTGGGAAAGAGCGGCAGAACGACCGGGCTTACATGCTCCACTATCCAGTCACTGAACGATACGATCTTGATAAATTATGAAGGAAAATGCGGCGACACCAGTAACGGTATCGCTCCCGCTTTTACCGCGTATTTCAACAACCAGGTCACGATCAGTGGCGGAAGCTTTAGCGCCGGAGGCGACTCGGGATCATTGGTCGTTGATACAAACACGTCCAGGCCCGTGGGTTTGCTTTATGGCGGCAATAACCTGAGCACGGTGGCCAATCCAATTCAGGATGTCATCACGGCATTTGGCGGACCAGCGGCCTTTTCCATCGTCGGCGGCGGTGACCACGCCGTGAGCTGCGCCAAGACAGCATCGGCTGCAGGAACCCAGGTAGGAACGGCACAGTCCGCTCTCGTGCCTTCTGAACTCCAACGTGTAAAAGCGGTGCAGCAGCGCAGGGCCCAGTCACTGATGCGGGACTTTGGGGTTGCTTCAGTCCAGACAGGCGCCAGCGCGGACAATCCCAATGAAGGCGCGCTCATGATTCACATATCCGGAAAGTCCATTCCGGCGATTCCGCCCGTGATTGACGGAGTACGCACACGCCTGGTCTTTGACGATCCCAGCGCTCTGGCACAACTTCCGCAGGTAAGCGCCAAGCAACTTCAGGATGCCACTGCCATCAAGGAAGCGCACGTTTCCGAATTCCTGGGCAAAGGAATACAGGGCATTGGCGTTGCCGTTAGCGGTGACAATCCGGCTGAAACTGCAATCGCGATTTTTGTGATCAAGGGGGCCGCACACCCAGCAATCCCCGCCACGCTGGACGGAGTGCGAACACGGGTCTTTGAAGGCGATCTCTTCAAAGCCTATTGA